The DNA region TGGAGTAGGGGGGCCTAAACTTAGGGAGAATTTAGAGGAAAATAAAGAATTGGCCTTTATTAGCCAAAAGTTAGCGGAAATTAAAGTAGATGTTCCCCTAGATTTTAATTTTAATGATTTAACCCTTAAAGGATTTGATCAAAGTTTAATAGCTTTTTTCAGAAGGGTAGAGTTTAATAGTTTAATTCCCAAAATTAATCTTCAAGGGGAAAACAAAGAAAATAATTTACAAATAACAGAAGAGAAATTGAATATGGAAGAATTATTAGAAATGGAGTATGGAATCATTTGGGAAAAAGACATCCTATATATTGGCAGTACTGATAAATTCTATAAAGTTTCAGATTTACAATTAATAAAAGAAATACTAGAAAATGAGAAGATTAAAAAAATCTGTTTTGATTACAAAAACCTTTTACATAAAACAAAGGATAGAGGAATAAAATTAAAAGGTATTATTTTTGATACTCTATTAGCTTCTTACCTTTTAGAACCAGATAAAAGTACGTATTCCATCGAAGATTTAGCCCAAAATTATTTAAATTTATCCTTAAATAGTGAAGATTTGGCTATTAAGGTTAGCATATTACCTAAAATATACCTTGAACAAAGGGCTAAAATTGAGGATATGGGTGGAGAGTTTTTACTTTATCAAATAGAAATGCCCCTTAGTGAAGTCTTATGTGAAATGGAAAGGGAAGGAATCAATGTAGATAAAGATTATTTAGAAAAATTAAGTAGAGAGTTTGAAGAACAATTACAGGGTCTACAAGAAAAAATCTGGAGTTATTCGGAAGAAAAATTTAACATTAACTCTCCTAAACAACTGGGCAAGGTATTATTTGAAGATTTAAACCTTCCTCCGCTAAAAAAAACCAAGACTGGCTATTCTACAGATGTCACCGTTTTGGAAGGGCTTAAAGGGGCCCATCCCATTATTGACTATTTATTGGAATATAGAACCTTGGCTAAACTAAAATCCACCTATACCGATGGATTAATAGCTCTAATTAAAGAAGATGGCAAACTTCATACTACTTTTAACCAGACTATAACAGCAACGGGTAGGCTTTCTAGTACAGAACCTAATTTACAAAATATTCCTATACGATTAGAAGAAGGCAAAAAAATTCGGAAAGCCTTTATTGCCCCAGAAGGATATAAATTACTTTCCTTTGATTATTCACAAATTGAGCTGAGGATTTTAGCCCATATGTCAGGGGATAGTAATTTAATTGAAGGATTTTTAAAGGGACAGGATGTCCATCAAAGAACGGCTTCTGAGGTTTTTGGCGTTCCTTTAGATCAGGTAACTGAACAACAACGCAGACATGCCAAGGCAGTCAACTTTGGAATAGTTTATGGAATGAGTGATTTTGGATTAGCTCAAAGTCTTTCTATCTCTAGAAAAGAGGCTAAAGATTATATAGAAAGGTATTTTAACCGTTATCAAGGGGTAAAAAGTTTTATAGATTCTACAATTTCCACCTGTAAAGAAAAGGGTTATGTGGAAACATTATTTAACAGGAGAAGGTATATCCATGAAATAAACAGCTCTAACTTTAACAGAAGATCCTTTGCAGAAAGGGTAGCTATCAATACCCCCATTCAAGGTTCTGCTGCAGATATAATTAAAAAGGCAATGGTAGATATCTTTAACAGTAAATGTAATGCTAAAATGTTACTACAAGTTCATGATGAACTGGTGTTTTTGGTAGAAAATTCAAAGGTCAAGGAAGTGATACCTTTGATTAAAGATATAATGGAAAACACCATTAAATTAGTAGTACCATTAACCGTTGATTATAAGATAGGTAATAATTGGATGGAAATGGAGTAGTTTTTTAGTAATCCAGTTAAGTGGAGGTTTTTTAAATGCCAGAGTTGCCAGAAGTGGAAACAATAGTTCGGGGATTAAAACCTAAACTAGAAGGAAACAGAATTTTAGAAGTTGAAGTCTATAATGAAAATACTATCAAAAATCCTGAAAGTGTAAAAGAATTCAAAGAAAGAATAACAGGAAAGAAAATTATAGAAGTTAAGAGGCGGGGTAAGTATATCCTGTTTATTTTAGAAGATTTTGCCCATGTTATTATCCATTTGCGGATGACGGGGCAACTGATATATAGTGAAAAACAACTGAGTTTCAGTCACTTACGCCTTGAGGCAAAGTTATCTAAAGGTTTTTTATATTTTAATGATATCCGGAAATTTGGCACTATTTCTCTACTGGCAAAAGAGGATTTAGCTAAAGAAAAAGGTTTCTGGACTTTAGGGGTGGAACCCCTTGGGGAAAGTTTTGGATTTGAATACCTTAAAAGTAAGCTGGTCTCTAGTAAGCCAATAAAAAATTTATTATTAGATCAAAGGGTAATAGCAGGTCTAGGAAATATCTATGTTGATGAAAGCCTCTTTTTTGCTGGAATCTCTCCATTTAAGCCTGCTAAAACTTTATCTCCTGAAGAAATATCTAAGTTAGTATCAAGTATAAAATTTGTTCTAACTAAGGGAATTGAAAACAAGGGGACATCCTTTAGTGATTTTGTCGATTCCTATGGTGGTAAAGGAACTAATCAAAATTTTTTACAGGTATATGGTAGAGGTGGAGAGCAGTGTAGGATATGTGGAAAAGTTTTAGCTAAAGGGAAAATAGCTGGTAGAACAACGGTCTTTTGCCTGCATTGCCAAAAATAAATAAGGTTAACAGGAAGAATAAAATCTATCACATAAAAAGCCCAAATCCATAAAATGAAATAGACCTAATCCTTTTGAGGTGGTGATTTTATGGAACATTGGGCAGTATTTTTTTTAGCACTGGCTGTTTCCTTAGATGGTTTTGGTGCTGGTTTTGCTTATGGAATCAATAGAATTACTATAAATTTTTGGGCAAAGGTTTTGATAAGTTTAGCCTCTGCCTTTGCAATATATTTATCTTTATTAGCAGGGGTCTTAATTGTAAAAATATTACCACCTAATCTTGCAGAGAAATTAGGGGGAATTCTACTCTGTATTATGGGAATATATATAATTTATCAAAACATAAAAAATTTAGTGTCTAACCAACAACTAGATGAAGAATTTTTAAAGAAAAATTTTATTCATAAGTTATTTATTTTGTTAAAAGAGCCAAAGGAAGCAGATTTTGATAAATCAGGGAATATATCAGGGGTAGAGGTGTTTTTTTTAGGATTTGCATTGGCAATGGATGCATTTGGAGCAGGGTTTGGTGTAGCTTTAGCTGGGAGTAATCCACTGATTATGGCAGTTTTGGTCGGTTTTTTAAAGTTTATTTTAGTATCTTTTGGAATTATTTTAGGTAAGAAATTAACCCATATTCCATGGAAAGGAGTTGTGATAATAATTCCTGGAATAATTTTTTTGATTATAGGGTTGACAAATTTAAAATAATTAGTAAAATCAAATACTAAATAACAAATCGGAAGCTTCAAGCTTCTGATTTATTTTACATAACTTACCCTGTTTCACTAAAGAAATAAAGGGGTAAAGGAATAGGACTTTTATACAAATATAAAAAAATTAAAAAAATAAAAGGAAAAAAAGATTTTTTATCGAATAATAAAATTAACAACATAATATATTTTCAGTAAGGAGGTAGCTTTCTTTGAAAAAAATTGGCTTAACTGGTGGAATCGCTAGTGGTAAAAGCACTATTTCCAAAATACTAAGGCGGCTAGGGGCAGCAATTATAGATGCAGATTTAGAGGCAAAGGCCACTCTTAAGCCAGAGACAAAATGCTGGGAGCTATTAGTTAAAGAGTTTGGCAGAGGAATATTGAAACCTGATAATACCATAGATCGTAAAAAGTTGGGAAATATAGTTTTCGGCAAACCAGAAAAATTAAAAAAATTAAATGAAATTGTCCATCCCTTTGTTAAAGAAAGGATTAAAAATAAAATGGCAGAGATAGAAACTAAAGGGAAACATAAAGCTATCGTCCTAGATGCACCTTTGCTTATAGAAACGGGTTTTCATAATTTAGTTGACGAGGTTTGGGTAGTCGATGTAGATAGGGAAACACAAGTACAAAGGGTTATGAAAAGGGACAGCTTAAGTAGGGAACAGGCAATAGCCCGGATTAATTCCCAATTACCTAGAGAAGAAAGGATTAAATATGCCACAGCAATTATCGATAATATGGGTACCAGGAAAAATACTAGAGAACAAATAATTCATCTTTGGAAGACAAAGGTGGAAAGGGAAATAAACTGAAAATTACATACTCAGAAAAAAAGTCGAAATTTTTACAGATTCAAACCGTTGACAATTTTTTAAATATATATTATCATATGAAATAAATTAAAATACAAAGCATAAAGACAGAATATTTATTTTTAACAATAATATTTTGAATCTTCTTAGTACTCAATCATGACTTAACTTTAAGTGATTGATCCCCAAATCAGTCACTTAAAAATAAAAAACAAAAGAAAATAGGAGGGAGAGTAATTACATGAAAAAACTATTGACAGTATTGTTAATCTCTGTCATGATGCTTTCTTTAGCAGCATGTGGAGGGAAACAGGAGGAAGGACGGAAAATCGGTGGTACTTTGATTATCGGTAATACCACTGAAATGACCGGGGACTGGATAACAATATTCTCCAACATCGCTACTGATAATGAAGTATTAAATCTTATTTCCGGTTATTCAACAGTTGATTTAACATTTGACGGTGAGTATGTAATCAACGAAACTGCTGTAAAGGATTATAAGAGGATTGAAAATGCAGATGGTTCAATCACCTATGAATTTGAGATCAACAAAGGATTAAAATACAGCAATGATGTAGAAATCACTGCTAAAGATTATGTTGCTGGAATTTTATTATGGAACTCTAAATTTATAGCAGATCTAGGTGGAACAAATACTGGTTCTTTCAGGTTAGTAGGACATGACAGCTATTCAAAAGGTGAAACTAAAGAATTTGCTGGTGTTAGATTATTAGATGATTATAAATTCTCTGTAACTATCGATGCTGCATATCTACCATACTTCTACGAGTTGCCTTTAGTTGGCTACGGTCCAGAATATCTACCATTCTGGTTAGGTGACAGTGTAGATGTTGCTGATGATGGAAATGGAGCTTACTTTACCGTAGAAGTTACAAAGGAAGATTTTGAAGATATTTTCACAGCAGCAAGAAATAATCCTAAATACGTATCTAGTGGTCCATATGTAGTTGAAGAATACGATGTTGCTTCTAAACAAGTTACTTTAAAAATAAATCCTAACTTTAAAGGAAACTATGAAGGTCAAAAACCTTCAATAGAAACAGTTATTTTAAAATTAGTTAACCAAGATACAATGATGGATGAGTTAAGGACTGGTCAAGTTGACTTGTTATACGGTGTAGTTGCCGGTGACACTATTCAAGCAGGCCATGATTTAGTAGAATCAGGAATCGGTATTAGCTATAATGCTTATCCCCGTTCTGGTTATGGTAAAATTCACTTTGTAGCTGACCATGGTCCAACCCAGTTTAAAGAAGTCCGTCAAGCTGTTGCCCACTTAATTAATAGAACTGAGTTTATCCAAGCCTTTGCTAAAGGTTACGGTTCAGTTGTCCATGGTCCATATGGTGAAGGACAGTGGTTCTATCAAGAAACAAGACAAGAATTGTTATCTAAAGTTAATGAATATCCATACAGTCTAGAAGCTGCTAAAAAACTTTTAGATGAAGGTGGCTGGAACTTAGATGCCAATGGTAAACCATATACCGGTGAAGGAATTCGCCATAAAATGGTAGGTGAAGAACTAATGCCATTAGTAATTAAATGGTTCGGTTCTGCAAACAACCAATTTACTGACCTTCTAGCTATTCGTTTACTACAAAATCCTGATATCGAAGCTGCTGGTATGAAATTTGAGCAAACAGTTGGTGACTTCGGTGAATTGATTAACTGGTATACCCGTACCGGTGGTGAACAATACACAGTTCCTACTTACCATATGTTCAACTTAGCTACAAGCTTTACACCTATTTATGACTTACAAAGATCCTATAAGCCTGGTGATAGAGTAAATTATAACCGTATAGCTGATGAAGAGTTGTATAATTTAGCTGTTAAATTGGTAAATAGACCTGCTACCGATAGAGAAGGATTTAAAAAGGATTTTGTAAACTTTATCGTTCGCTGGAACGAATTGTTACCAGATATTCCTCTCTATTCAAACACATTACATGACTTTTTTAACGAAAAATTGAAAGACTGGGGATTAACAGCTAACATCAGACTTGTTCACGCAATTCTCTATGCATACATTGAAGAATAAAATTTAAACTATGTTATAAAGAAAAATAGGGTATATTTAAAATATACCCTATTTTTCACCATGATATTATGTTTTTTAAAGAAAATTAAGAATATATATAAAAACGGTATTTTTGTTATAACTGACTATACTTTAAAAGAAGGCAGGTAATATTATGTTAAAATACCTTGTAAAAAGATTTGCCTATATGATCTTTGTCTTTTTTATAATGACAATTGTTTTATTTTGGCTTTACAGCTTAATTCCTGGAGACCCAGCTGCAATGGCAATACAACATTTAAAAGATCAGCTTCATCCCGATGAATATGAAAGAATGTATTTACAATATAGGGAAATGTATGGATTAGATGACCCTGTGTATGTTCAGTACTTCCGTTGGGCTTCTACTTTTTTAAGGGGTGATTTTGGTTGGTCGAGGTATTATAAAAAGGAAGTAATAGAAATCATAAAAACTCCTTTGCAAACAACAATTACTTATAATCTTTTTGTAGTAACTGCAGTTTTCTTAATTACTATACCCTTAGGAATAGTTTCTGCTGTTAAGAAAAATTCAACATTCGATAAAATTGTCCAAGTTGTAACTGTAGTAGGTTATAGTATTCCTTCTTTTATTTTTGCTTTAGTTTTTATATACATTTTTGCAGTGCGTTTGGGATGGTTCCCAGTAAGTGGTATGCGAACACCTAATTTTTCAGGGACCCAATGGCAAGCTTTTCTAGATTTAGCTTGGCATATGGGTTTGCCGATAATAGCTTTAACCTTCGCATCTTTAGGTGGAATGACCCGTTATGTAAGGGCTGCCATGATTGATGCTTTAGCATTAGACTGTATTAGGACTGCTAGGGCAAAGGGCCTAAAAGAAAGGGTAGTTATTTTATCCCATGCTTGGAGAAATGCTTTATTAGGTATTGTAACTTTGATGATTGCATTTTCCATGTCTTTATTTTCTGGAGCTTTAATTTTAGAAACAATGTTTAACATCCATGGAATGGGTAAGTTTTTATATGATTCGCTAAGGAATATGGATTACAATGTAACATTAACAATGCAGCTATTTTATGTGGTAATAGCTTTGATTACTAATTTGCTAATAGATTTAAGCTATGGGCTTGTTGACCCAAGAGTTAGAATAGACAAGTAGGGAGGGGATAAAGATGGCTC from Anaerobranca californiensis DSM 14826 includes:
- the polA gene encoding DNA polymerase I; translation: MKKAVIIDGNSLIYRAFFALPLLQTSKGEYTNGLYGFTTMLFKVIEEEKPDYIAVALDKGKKIFRHETFPEYKGHRPKMPVELIGQFKLLKEMLELMKITYFELDNFEADDIIGTFAQKAKGQGYHTVIVSGDRDVLQLVDQNVDVLLTKKGISQTVKYDLESFEKEFRISPKMLIDVKALMGDTSDNIPGVKGVGEKTALKLIQTFGSLTEVFNNIDGVGGPKLRENLEENKELAFISQKLAEIKVDVPLDFNFNDLTLKGFDQSLIAFFRRVEFNSLIPKINLQGENKENNLQITEEKLNMEELLEMEYGIIWEKDILYIGSTDKFYKVSDLQLIKEILENEKIKKICFDYKNLLHKTKDRGIKLKGIIFDTLLASYLLEPDKSTYSIEDLAQNYLNLSLNSEDLAIKVSILPKIYLEQRAKIEDMGGEFLLYQIEMPLSEVLCEMEREGINVDKDYLEKLSREFEEQLQGLQEKIWSYSEEKFNINSPKQLGKVLFEDLNLPPLKKTKTGYSTDVTVLEGLKGAHPIIDYLLEYRTLAKLKSTYTDGLIALIKEDGKLHTTFNQTITATGRLSSTEPNLQNIPIRLEEGKKIRKAFIAPEGYKLLSFDYSQIELRILAHMSGDSNLIEGFLKGQDVHQRTASEVFGVPLDQVTEQQRRHAKAVNFGIVYGMSDFGLAQSLSISRKEAKDYIERYFNRYQGVKSFIDSTISTCKEKGYVETLFNRRRYIHEINSSNFNRRSFAERVAINTPIQGSAADIIKKAMVDIFNSKCNAKMLLQVHDELVFLVENSKVKEVIPLIKDIMENTIKLVVPLTVDYKIGNNWMEME
- a CDS encoding ABC transporter permease, with the translated sequence MLKYLVKRFAYMIFVFFIMTIVLFWLYSLIPGDPAAMAIQHLKDQLHPDEYERMYLQYREMYGLDDPVYVQYFRWASTFLRGDFGWSRYYKKEVIEIIKTPLQTTITYNLFVVTAVFLITIPLGIVSAVKKNSTFDKIVQVVTVVGYSIPSFIFALVFIYIFAVRLGWFPVSGMRTPNFSGTQWQAFLDLAWHMGLPIIALTFASLGGMTRYVRAAMIDALALDCIRTARAKGLKERVVILSHAWRNALLGIVTLMIAFSMSLFSGALILETMFNIHGMGKFLYDSLRNMDYNVTLTMQLFYVVIALITNLLIDLSYGLVDPRVRIDK
- the mutM gene encoding DNA-formamidopyrimidine glycosylase, with product MPELPEVETIVRGLKPKLEGNRILEVEVYNENTIKNPESVKEFKERITGKKIIEVKRRGKYILFILEDFAHVIIHLRMTGQLIYSEKQLSFSHLRLEAKLSKGFLYFNDIRKFGTISLLAKEDLAKEKGFWTLGVEPLGESFGFEYLKSKLVSSKPIKNLLLDQRVIAGLGNIYVDESLFFAGISPFKPAKTLSPEEISKLVSSIKFVLTKGIENKGTSFSDFVDSYGGKGTNQNFLQVYGRGGEQCRICGKVLAKGKIAGRTTVFCLHCQK
- the ytaF gene encoding sporulation membrane protein YtaF, with product MEHWAVFFLALAVSLDGFGAGFAYGINRITINFWAKVLISLASAFAIYLSLLAGVLIVKILPPNLAEKLGGILLCIMGIYIIYQNIKNLVSNQQLDEEFLKKNFIHKLFILLKEPKEADFDKSGNISGVEVFFLGFALAMDAFGAGFGVALAGSNPLIMAVLVGFLKFILVSFGIILGKKLTHIPWKGVVIIIPGIIFLIIGLTNLK
- a CDS encoding ABC transporter substrate-binding protein gives rise to the protein MKKLLTVLLISVMMLSLAACGGKQEEGRKIGGTLIIGNTTEMTGDWITIFSNIATDNEVLNLISGYSTVDLTFDGEYVINETAVKDYKRIENADGSITYEFEINKGLKYSNDVEITAKDYVAGILLWNSKFIADLGGTNTGSFRLVGHDSYSKGETKEFAGVRLLDDYKFSVTIDAAYLPYFYELPLVGYGPEYLPFWLGDSVDVADDGNGAYFTVEVTKEDFEDIFTAARNNPKYVSSGPYVVEEYDVASKQVTLKINPNFKGNYEGQKPSIETVILKLVNQDTMMDELRTGQVDLLYGVVAGDTIQAGHDLVESGIGISYNAYPRSGYGKIHFVADHGPTQFKEVRQAVAHLINRTEFIQAFAKGYGSVVHGPYGEGQWFYQETRQELLSKVNEYPYSLEAAKKLLDEGGWNLDANGKPYTGEGIRHKMVGEELMPLVIKWFGSANNQFTDLLAIRLLQNPDIEAAGMKFEQTVGDFGELINWYTRTGGEQYTVPTYHMFNLATSFTPIYDLQRSYKPGDRVNYNRIADEELYNLAVKLVNRPATDREGFKKDFVNFIVRWNELLPDIPLYSNTLHDFFNEKLKDWGLTANIRLVHAILYAYIEE
- the coaE gene encoding dephospho-CoA kinase (Dephospho-CoA kinase (CoaE) performs the final step in coenzyme A biosynthesis.); its protein translation is MKKIGLTGGIASGKSTISKILRRLGAAIIDADLEAKATLKPETKCWELLVKEFGRGILKPDNTIDRKKLGNIVFGKPEKLKKLNEIVHPFVKERIKNKMAEIETKGKHKAIVLDAPLLIETGFHNLVDEVWVVDVDRETQVQRVMKRDSLSREQAIARINSQLPREERIKYATAIIDNMGTRKNTREQIIHLWKTKVEREIN